A single region of the Eleginops maclovinus isolate JMC-PN-2008 ecotype Puerto Natales chromosome 4, JC_Emac_rtc_rv5, whole genome shotgun sequence genome encodes:
- the LOC134862721 gene encoding LOW QUALITY PROTEIN: transmembrane protease serine 6 (The sequence of the model RefSeq protein was modified relative to this genomic sequence to represent the inferred CDS: deleted 1 base in 1 codon) produces MALGHGAKKSVSCEQGVTPATLHDGVQAGGQASAPPTRKSRSCKYVLAFIIIIILAAAGVTLAWYFLEYRVWMCEPRVQQQYSAYLSILNRNFSADLSSHSSAAFRREAKGVQNMVKKIMECSSLCRYFNYTTAFAFGEGSVVAHFWIVMSVPGSHVGRVTLETGDKEPGGGTGGSREPGEGETASFSGYLLHLPSLTVTETDSKAIELLKASFDCYRYQKVVSTGPLALRGPDMQRSSCLWHLQTDPGSQLELHMEWLLPECRDRLVVYDSLTPSDTHLITSVYGCSRHERLVRVLSSGEWMTVIWKQGLYNYKDPFSLSAQTWTRRDCNSTIELKQVSGVQGSLRTPFFPSYYPPDTNCTWSFTMPAEGLGLSLEFEGYELNRAGYNQVCTQGQWIIQNRRLCGTRGLQPYTERLFLLPTDTTVVMTSEVSITGPGLQLRYQVFNQSDPCPGQFLCTTNGLCVPACDGIKDCPNGLDERNCVCVAQYQCPEDSQCVDYYKVCDQLPDCPEASDEVNCTEGVQCSDMTYVCADGTCLKKPNPECDFVADCPDASDEKQCDCGLRQFSSRIVGGTNATEGEWPWQASLQVRGTHICGGALISSQWVVSAAHCFYDDSLYSPSVWTVYLGKLLLNSSSRTEEVARVLRIHLHQYYDYESHDYDLALLKLDRPASALLAGHAQPACLPPVAHQLDPGLLCWVTGWGALQEGGSASNVLQKVDVRLVSEEACIRSYGQLVTPRMLCAGYRYGDKDACQGDSGGPLVCQEPSGRWFLAGVVSWGKGCGRADYYGVYTRITRLTGWIQEVISSP; encoded by the exons ATGGCACTCGGCCACGGCGCCAAGAAATCTGTTTCCTGTGAGCAGGGGGTCACACCTGCAACTCTGCACGATGGG GTACAAGCTGGAGGTCAAGCCTCAGCTCCGCCCACCAGGAAGTCCCGCTCCTGTAAGTATGTCCTggccttcatcatcatcatcatcctcgcTGCAGCAGGAGTCACGCTGGCCTGGTACTTCCTGG AGTACAGGGTGTGGATGTGTGAGCCTCGTGTGCAGCAGCAGTACTCGGCCTACCTGTCCATCCTCAACAGGAACTTCTCCGCTGATCTGTCCTCTCACAGCAGCGCCGCCTTTAGAAGAGAGGCTAAAGGCGTGCAGAACATG GTGAAGAAGATAATGGAGTGCTCGAGTCTTTGTCGTTACTTCAACTACACCACTGCGTTCGCCTTTGG CGAAGGCAGTGTCGTGGCTCACTTCTGGATAGTGATGTCCGTGCCGGGCAGCCATGTTGGCAGGGTCACTCTTGAGACCGGTGACAAGGAGCCTGGAGGAGGGACTGGGGGGAGCAGAGAGCCGGGGGAGGGCGAGACGGCCAGCTTCAGTGGATACCTTCTCCACCTCCCATCGCTGACCGTCACGG AAACCGACTCCAAAGCTATAGAGCTTTTGAAAGCATCATTTG ACTGTTACCGTTACCAGAAAGTGGTCTCCACGGGCCCCCTGGCTCTCCGCGGCCCCGACATGCAGCGCTCCTCCTGCCTGTGGCATCTCCAGACGGACCCCGGCTCTCAGCTGGAGCTCCACATGGAGTGGCTGCTGCCGGAGTGCCGGGACCGGCTGGTGGTGTACGACTCCCTCACCCCCTCCGACACACACCTCATTACATC TGTGTATGGCTGCAGCAGACATGAGCGGCTGGTGCGCGTCCTGTCTTCAGGAGAGTGGATGACGGTGATTTGGAAACAGGGTCTGTACAACTACAAGGACCCCTTCAGTTTGTCTGCACAGACCTGGACCCGCCGTG acTGTAACTCCACTATAGAGCTGAAG CAAGTGTCGGGGGTCCAGGGGTCACTGAGGACGCCTTTCTTCCCCAGCTACTACCCCCCCGACACTAACTGTACCTGGAGCTTCACT ATGCCGGCTGAAGGCTTGGGTTTGTCTCTGGAGTTTGAAGGTTACGAGCTGAATAGAGCCGGCTATAATCAGGTCTGCACTCAGGGCCAGTGGATCATCCAGAACCGCAG ACTGTGTGGTACTCGGGGTCTGCAGCCGTACACCGAGCGCCTCTTCCTGCTCCCCACGGACACCACGGTGGTCATGACGTCAGAGGTGTCAATCACAGGGCCGGGACTTCAGCTGCGATACCAAGTCTTTAACCAATCAGATC cgTGCCCCGGTCAGTTTCTGTGCACCACTAATGGCCTGTGTGTTCCCGCGTGTGATGGAATCAAAGACTGTCCCAACGGACTTGACGAGAGAAActgtg TATGTGTGGCGCAGTACCAGTGTCCAGAGGACAGTCAGTGTGTGGACTACTACAAGGTGTGTGACCAACTCCCAGACTGCCCTGAAGCATCAGACGAGGTGAACTGTActgaag gtgtgcagTGTTCAGATATGACCTATGTGTGTGCTGATGGAACGTGTCTGAAGAAGCCGAACCCAGAGTGTGACTTTGTGGCCGACTGCCCCGACGCCTCGGACGAGAAGCAATGTG ACTGCGGCCTGCGACAGTTCTCTAGTCGTATTGTGGGCGGGACCAACGCCACGGAGGGGGAGTGGCCATGGCAGGCCAGCCTCCAGGTGCGGGGCACCCACATCTGCGGGGGGGCGCTCATCTCTAGCCAATGGGTGGTGTCCGCTGCCCACTGTTTCTATGACGACAG TCTGTACTCCCCCTCGGTGTGGACGGTGTACCTGGGGAAGCTCCTGCTGAACTCCAGCAGCAGGACTGAAGAAGTAGCTCGAGTTCTACGGATCCACCTCCACCAGTACTACGACTACGAGTCCCACGACTACGACCTGGCCCTGCTGAAGCTGGACCGACCCGCCTCCGCGCTGCTGGCCGGACACGCCCAACCCGCCTGCCTGCCCCCCGTGGCCCACCAGCTGGATCCCGGGCTGCTCTGCTGGGTCACCGGCTGGGGGGCTCTCCAAGAGGGGG GCAGTGCCAGTAACGTGCTTCAGAAGGTAGACGTTCGCCTGGTCAGCGAGGAAGCCTGCATTCGCTCCTACGGACAACTGGTTACTCCCAGAATGCTTTGCGCCGGTTACCGATATGGAGACAAGGACGCCTGTCAG GGGGACTCGGGCGGGCCCTTGGTTTGCCAGGAGCCGTCGGGTCGCTGGTTCCTGGCCGGGGTGGTGAGCTGGGGAAAAGGCTGTGGGCGTGCGGACTACTACGGCGTGTACACCCGCATCACCAGGCTCACTGGGTGGATCCAGGAAGTCATCAGCAGCCCCTGA
- the LOC134862733 gene encoding uncharacterized protein LOC134862733, whose protein sequence is MERSLNPRVLFVLLALLPVSRAEKCSSVPDKNLSCSSDYNDTITCVWNRTSDLSDSVCTISAHSHFRPTGKYANRSCTLKPVEGRPTQMMCDMHFGRNDNFQSTSKFSMKLICEPGQESVSMVFMPACHIKLKPPQQPRINITTISWHPGVQKIKNTLYYYQLQWKQEDQSWSDPSVQEHTKVAPYRWKQSGSAEKLEPDWLIRGERYEARVQVKISDEQYYRSTWSDWSPTASWVSTVGAMKQPQSSDLTLRVSSLVAVIAAVVVFLILVRFKTDKTTWVYIVKKITGPPLPNPKDSFLQNANFQSWLTPHFFAESFHSLFGAGEMVSVDIVSSVDAVVPCSQEVALLHKIRSEVIHATTSSSFADHSYSNLLVHPPTISSLTAGNLLPCVADAPYGPVGGQSEREHDEDRGKEEDIHQLLSKGSSSRAVLLVSDYEKVEEMQGERGRLQSLDSGVGSGEEEVSQESLEADSITVEEEREEGRVNFHKSFGGGGGMQVDSDYKKVHPVEEEDESTDLLLPPPPSCSSPSLPPLSFSKGLSLALKPDLLETMALVSSSSRSVKPSGDGYMAVRQEQS, encoded by the exons ATGGAGAGGAGTCTGAACCCCCGTGTGCTGTTCGTGCTTCTCGctctgcttcctgtcagcagAGCGGAAAAGTGTTCGAGTGTCCCGGATAAAA ATCTAAGCTGCTCCAGTGACTACAACGATACAATCACGTGTGTGTGGAACCGCACGTCCGATCTTTCAGACAGCGTGTGCACGATAAGTGCCCACAGTCATTTTAG acCTACAGGTAAATATGCCAATAGATCCTGCACGCTGAAGCCTGTTGAAGGCAGACCAACGCAAATGATGTGTGACATGCACTTCGGTAGAAACGATAAT TTTCAAAGTACCTCTAAGTTCTCCATGAAACTGATCTGTGAGCCTGGTCAGGAGAGTGTGTCCATGGTCTTCATGCCAGCGTGTCACA TAAAACTGAAGCCTCCACAACAACCTCGTATCAATATCACCACCATTTCCTGGCACCCCGGAGTTCAAAAGATTAAGAACACACTGTATTACTACCAGCTGCAGTGGAAACAAGAGGACCAGTCGTGGAGT GATCCGTCAGTGCAGGAACACACAAAGGTTGCTCCCTAtaggtggaaacaatcagggtCAGCTGAAAAACTGGAACCTGATTGGCTGATTCGAGGCGAGAGGTACGAGGCACGCGTTCAAGTGAAGATTTCCGATGAACAATACTACAGGTCAACCTGGAGTGACTGGAGCCCCACTGCATCATGGGTATCCACCGTCGGAGCAATGAAACAACCCCAATCATCAG ATCTTACTTTGCGTGTTTCGAGCCTTGTTGCCGTTATAGCAGCGGTGGTCGTGTTTCTGATCCTCGTACGATTTAAGACTGACAAAACCACCTG GGTTTACATCGTGAAGAAGATCACAGGTCCGCCTCTCCCCAACCCGAAAGACTCCTTCCTGCAGAATGCAAACTTCCAG AGTTGGTTGACTCCTCACTTCTTCGCTGAATCCTTCCACTCCCTCTTCGGAGCGGGGGAGATGGTCTCGGTGGATATCGTCTCCTCTGTGGACGCCGTGGTGCCGTGCAGCCAGGAGGTGGCGCTGCTGCACAAAATAAGAAGTGAAGTCATCCACGCGACCACCAGCTCCAGCTTCGCCGACCACAGCTACTCCAATCTCCTTGTCCATCCTCCTACCATCTCCTCCCTCACTGCAGGGAACCTCCTTCCATGCGTCGCCGATGCTCCTTACGGGCCGGTGGGGGGTCAGAGTGAAAGGGAACATGATGAagacagagggaaggaggaggacatCCATCAGTTGCTCTCTaaagggagcagcagcagggctgTGCTCTTGGTTTCAGACTATGAGAAGGTAGAGGAGatgcagggggagagagggaggctgcAGAGCTTAGATTCAGGTGTTGGCAGCGGGGAGGAAGAGGTGAGTCAGGAGAGCCTGGAGGCCGACAGTATTactgtggaggaggagagggaggaggggagagtcAATTTCCACAAGTCGTTTGGAGGCGGGGGAGGCATGCAGGTGGACTCTGATTATAAGAAGGTGCACccggtggaggaggaggatgagtcCACAGAcctcctgctgcctcctcctccctcctgctcctctccctcactccccccTCTGAGCTTCTCTAAGGGTTTGAGTCTGGCTCTGAAACCTGATCTCCTGGAGACAATGGCTCTggtgtccagcagcagcaggtcagtGAAGCCCTCTGGTGACGGATACATGGCGGTACGACAGGAACAGAGctga